The Scyliorhinus torazame isolate Kashiwa2021f chromosome 17, sScyTor2.1, whole genome shotgun sequence genome includes a window with the following:
- the cdip1 gene encoding cell death-inducing p53-target protein 1: protein MSEEPPPPYPGGPSAPLLEDKAGQPPPAVYMPPTTIQPQGYSVPPDGGPPPYEPMAQPGFVPLHTPAEGGMPMPPHGYYPSAGPYPPPGHYMPPGHYPPPPGHYAPQSGQAATVIVPPGAATTVTVLQGEMFQAAPVQTMCPHCQQTITTKITYEVGLLNTLFCLFCCFVGCDLGCCLIPCLIDDLKDVMHTCPNCKAYIYTYKRVC from the exons ATGTCGGAAGAACCGCCTCCTCCGTACCCTGGGGGGCCTTCTGCTCCATTACTTGAAGATAAAGCAGGACAGCCACCACCAGCAG TGTATATGCCGCCGACTACCATTCAACCTCAAGGATATTCGGTCCCACCAGATGGTGGACCACCTCCTTATGAGCCAATGGCACAACCAGGATTTGTACCTCTTCACACGCCAGCAGAAGGTGGTATGCCCATGCCACCACATG GTTACTATCCATCAGCTGGACCGTACCCACCTCCAGGCCATTATATGCCCCCGGGGCATTATCCACCCCCTCCTGGACATTATGCTCCTCAGAGTGGACAAGCAGCGACTGTTATAGTTCCCCCGGGTGCTGCAACAACAGTCACAGTGCTGCAAGGGGAGATGTTTCAAGCTGCACCAGTGCAGACCATGTGCCCTCACTGCCAGCAGACCATCACAACCAAGATCACTTATGAAGTAGGCTTACTGAATACTTTATTCTGCCTCTTCTGCTGTTTCGTAGG GTGTGACTTGGGCTGCTGCTTAATCCCCTGCTTAATAGATGATCTGAAGGATGTGATGCACACTTGCCCAAACTGTAAAGCTTACATATATACATACAAGCGGGTATGCTAA